A segment of the uncultured Desulfobulbus sp. genome:
CATCCTCACTTAAGGTATGGGTATGCCAGACCGCCTTTTTCACGTTGTAGACCCGGCCAGGCTGGAGCAATTCGCCATGAATCCGGGTGACGCAGTGGCTGCCTTCACCGACAAAGAGGATGCAGCTCCCCTCAAGGAGGACAAAGACCTCGTCGGTCTCGTTGTGGCGCTGCATCCGGGTCAGGTTTTCGGGAAGCAGGTCCTCGCTGAAGTTGAGAATCGCCACCCGCCAGGATTCGAAATCGACCAGCGGTTTGTAGCTGGGCGCCTCATGGACATGGATTTCCAGCAGATCTTGCGGGGCATTCATCGGGTTGCCGGGGCGAGGATCTGTTTGAGAAAAAGCTGGCTGCGCGGATTCTGCGGGCTGGTGAAGAAGGTATCCGGCTTGGCCACCTCGACAATGGCGCCCGCATCCATGAAGACCACCTTGTCGGCCACCTCGCGGGCAAACCCCATCTCATGGGTCACCACCACCATGGTCATCCCTTCCCGGGCAAGGGTCACCATGACCTCCAGCACCTCGTTGATCATCTCCGGATCGAGGGCCGAGGTCGGCTCGTCAAAGAGCATGATCTTGGGTTCCATGGCCAGGGCGCGGGCAATGGCAACCCGCTGCTGCTGGCCGCCGGAGAGTTGGATCGGATAATGTCCGGCCCGGTCCGCCATACCGACCTTTTCCAACAAATCCATGGCCAGGGCTTCGGCCTGGGAGCGCGCCATCTTCTTAAGCTTGATCGGTGCCAGGGTCAGGTTTTCGAGCACGGATTTATGCTTGAAGAGGTTGAAGCTCTGGAACACCATGCCCACCTCCATGCGAATCCGGTTGATGTCCTCGTTTTCGCCATAGAGGTCATGACCGTCGATGACGATGGTGCCGGAATCGATGGACTCCAACCGGTTGATGGTGCGCAGCAGGGTGGATTTTCCCGAGCCCGAGGGCCCGAGCACCACCACCTTTTCCCCCTGGCGGATATCGAGGCTGACATCGGTCAGGGCATGGTAGCTGCCGAAGAATTTATTGATCTTTTCGAGATGGATAATGGGATCAGCGGCGTTCATAATGGCTTAACCTGTGCTCCATGATGCTGATGAGCTTGGACAAGATGAGGGTTATGAGCAAATAGATCAGGGCGATCATGGTGTAGGTCTCGAAGTAGTTGAAACTCTCCGAGGCGTACTCGCGCCCGCGCCGCAGAATATCGGCCACCGCAAGAATCGACACCAGGGAAGTGTCCTTCAACAGGGCGATGAATTCGTTGCCCACCGGCGGCAGAATGGTTCGCCAGGCCTGGGGTAGGATGACAAAGGCCATGGTCTGCCGCTGATTGAACCCCAGGGAGAGGGCAGCCTCGGTTTGCCCGTGATCGATCGACTTGATGCCGGCACGGAAGACCTCACCCATGTAGGCGCCATAGCAAAAGGCCATGGCAATGACCGCTGCAACGATGTCTGGAACGCGCACAAAACGCCCCAGGGCAAAGTAGATGTAGAACAGCTGCACCAACAGTGGAATACCGCGAACCACCTCGACATAGAGCGAGGCGATCAGATTGATGAAGCGGTTGCGCGAGAGCCGTCCGAGACCGGTCATCAGACCGATGAAAATAGCGAGGACGATGGAGAAAACCGTCACTTCAAAGGTGATGAGAATGCCGTCGGGGACAAAGCGAAGAATATCGAGATAGGGGTCGGGCTTGAGCACTGGCAACAGGACAATCAGGGCGATGGCCGCGAACAGGGCGATCCACCAGGCGTTGACCAGCCCCTTGTCCTCAGGACGGGGGATGGCGGCACCGTCGCCGACTTCGATTTTTGTGGTTTCAGGTTCAGGCATGGGACAATTCCAACAATGGGGTTGGCAGCAAAAAGAAAAGCCGGGCACGAGGGCCCGGCGGTTTCAACCTGGATTCAGCGGATTATTGGCCGATCCATTTTTTCTTGAATTCCTTGTCCAGGCCCTTGGCCTTGACTGCGGCGATCCCCTTGTTGAGCAACTCGAGGACCTTGCTGTTGCCCTTATGGACGGCTATGCCGTAGTTTTCGGCCTCACCGGACTCGATGATAGCGGCGATCTTCAGGTTCTCCTTGTACTTGTCCAGGGCGTAGTTGGCGGCCACCGGATCATCGCAGACAACCGCGGCGATGCGGCCGACATTGAGGTCTTCCATGGCCAGGCCGACCTCATCGTAGGACTTGGGCTCAACGCCTTTCACAGCCTTGATGGCAAAGTAGCCGGTGGTCCCGATCTGGCCGCCGACCTTCTGTCCTTTGAGGTCTTCCAGGCTCTTGGCGGTTGAATTCTTGTTGACGATCAGGGCCTGGCGAACGGTGAAGTAGGGCTCGCTGAAGGCCATCGCTTTTTTGCGCTCGTCGGTGATGGTCACCGAACTGCAGACCGCATCGTACTTGTTGGCGGCCAAGCCGGCAAAGATCCCGTCCCAGGCGGTATTCTTGAACACGGCCTTGAACCCGGCCTCCTTGGCGGCCGCGGTCATGAAATCGATGGAATAGCCAACCACCTGCTTCTGATCATTGACGAACTCCATCGGCGGCCAGGTGGCATCGGTGGCAAAAACGATGGTGGTTTCGGCGGCAACCGGGCTGCACAGGGCAGCAACCAACAGCAGGGCACTCACTATTTTGTTAAACATAGGGTTTCTCCTTAGCGGGAACTGTGAAAAAGGTTTTCTTCATCTACCATTCCAATCCCACCCCCGCAAGAAAAAGGTTCGGCCCAATCCGATCAAATCACGGAAAATCAAAACACTGACACCCCTTGAAAAGGCTAGGTTTTTCTTGACGTTTTCAGGATGTTGCAGGTATACATCGTCCATGGAGTCATCGTTTTTCGCACAGGCGTGGAAACGATCTTTTTTCTCGCTAACCTGCTGTTTTCATGAAAACATTCTATGGATGGCAACCTTCCCATCCGTCACCCTTTCACTCTTCCTCTCACTGTATGAGGCTACTTATGTTCCAGCGTACCCGTTTCATCGTTGCGGCTCTGTTCTCCTGTTCTTTACTGTTTCTTGGGGGATGCGGTCCAAAGCAGGTTGCTCCCTATGCCGGTGGCGCCAATCCGGGTGCCGATGAGACCAGCAATCAGCGCATGGGCAATATCACCGAAGAAATGTCTCCGGCCGTCGAAGGTCTTGATTCGACCGGTCAGGGGGGAAGCGGCAGCCTGGCCAACGGCGCCGATCAGCAAAGCGACGCCTACAAGCGGGAGCACGGACGTTGCTCACCTGAGTTCAAGCCGATTTATTTCGATTACGATCAGTCCCTGATCAAGGGAGATCAAATCCCAACCATGGAGTTCAACGGCAGCTATCTGCGCAACAATCCCTCTTCCCGGGTGCTGATTGAAGGCAATACCGATGACCGCGGCACAAACGAGTACAACCTGGCCCTGGGCGAACGACGCGCAAACAGTGCCAAAAAATATCTGATGCAATTCGGCATCGAAGAGGGCCGGATTCGCGCAGTGAGTTACGGCGAGGAACGTCCGCTGTTCACCGGAACCAGCGAAGACGATTACGCCCACAACCGCCGCGACGACTTTATTCTCGAATAATCCCTCCGAGCACCCTACAGCGGGCTCATCCAGCCCCGGCATGCACCGGCAGTTCTACACCATGGGACTGCCGGTTTTGTTTTCACGCATCCTGCCACGCACCACGCCACTTTCAAACGCAGATTTTTCCAGCAACCCCTCTTCCGTTTTTCGTTGACATGCAAATGATTATCAAATACACTTAGGAAAAATTTCCACAGAGGGATCATGGAAACAAAATTACGTATGACCCATCAGCGCGAGATTATTCTCGAGGAGTTGCGCCGGTACACGACCCATCCGACAGCGGATGAACTCTACGAACGGATCAAAAAAAAACTGCCTCGTATCAGTCTGGCCACGGTGTACCGCAACCTCGAAATTCTCTCCGAAGCCGGGCTCATCAAAAAACTTGAGATCAGCGGTCGCCAGAAACGGTTCGACTGGGACCCCCAGGACCATGACCACGTCTACTGCACCCAGTGTCACCGCATCGACAACATCCCGGCCGCCACCAATTCCTTCCTGTCGGTGGATCCCGGACAGCAGAAAGGATACCGCATCACCGGATGCAGGATAGAATTTTACGGTCTTTGCCCGAACTGCCAGCAACCGCAAAAGTTACAAAAATCCAAAGGAGATACAGATATGGCCTGCAACTCTTCAGCCAAAGGGCTCAGTGAAAACCAGCGACAAGTACTCGAGGTCCTTGCCAAGAGCGGCCAAGCCTGCGGCAGCAAGGATATCGCCACCGCAACCGGTCTGGAATCAAAACAGGTCAGTTGCCAGATCACCGCCCTGAAAAACAAAGGTTTTGTCAACAGCCCGGTCCGCTGCAAGTATGAAATTACCGAGGCAGGCAAGAACCAGCTTGCCTGCTGATTGAACGTTTATCCACTGAACACTTTCCATAAAGGAGATACGCCCGTGAGCTTTATCGTCACCCAACAGGCCCCGGATTTTACCGCCACCGCGGTTATGCCAGACAACTCCATGAAACCGGATTTCAAACTTTCCGACTTACGGGGCAAATACGTTATCCTGTTCTTCTACCCGCTGGATTTCACCTTCGTCTGTCCATCGGAAATTATTGCCTTCGACCGCGCCCTGTCCAAATTCAAGGCAAAAAACTGCGAGATTGTCGGGGTATCCATCGACTCCCAATTTTCCCACTGGGCCTGGAAGAATACCCCGATCAAGCAGGGCGGTATCGGCAACATTCAGTTTCCGCTGGTCGCCGACCTCGATAAAAACATTTCCCGCCAGTACGGGGTCCTTCTCGAGGCCGGTATAGCCCTGCGCGGAACCTTCCTCATCGACCGCGATGGCGTGGTACGTCACGCGGTTATAAACGATCTCCCCCTGGGACGGAACATCGATGAGGCGCTGCGCATGGTCGATGCCCTCCAGTTCCACGAGCAGCACGGCGATGTCTGCCCCGCCAACTGGCAGGAAGGCAAGGAGGCGATGACGCCGACTGCCGAGGGCGTTGCCGACTACCTTGCAAAACATAACGATTAATAAGCGATATCTTCTCCGACAAAACGCAGCAAAAACATTTTGTCCCTTTCAGAACTGGGTAATTTGATTTATTCTTTTTAGTGTTTTGCCGGTAAACGGGCTGGAACCCTGCCTGGTTCGGCCACAAGATTGTCGTGCTCGCACGTGCTGCGAAAACGACGCCTCACGCCTCCTCCGTTGTAGCTCTATCCGAGGTGTGTCTTTCCGTTTTCTGCCCATTGGGCGAGTTCATCTCAATTCTTTCATTCCAAGGAGAACATGCTATGACCAAGATGAATGAAGTGTACAAATGCGCACTCTGTGGAAACATTGTCGAAGTTCTGCATGCCGGCGCCGGCGAGTTGGTCTGTTGCGGCCAGCCCATGGGGCTGATGAGCGAAAACACCGTTGATGCGGCCAAGGAAAAACATGTGCCGGTTATCACCAAGGTCGCCGAGGGGTACAAGGTGAGTGTCGGTTCCGTGCCTCACCCCATGGAAGAGAAACACTGGATTGAATTTATCGAACTGATTGCCGACGGTAAGGTCTATCGCCAAACCCTCAAACCTGGCGAGGCCCCCGAGGCAACCTTCTGCATTCAGGCGGAGAATGTCTCCGCCCGTGAGTACTGCAACCTGCACGGGTTGTGGAAAGCCTGATCCTACAATCCCAACCATAGAAGAGGAGAGCAAATGAAAAAATATGTCTGTGTAGTCTGTGACTATGAGTATGATCCCGCCGCCGGTGACCCCGACAACGGTGTAGCCGCCGGTACCGCTTTTGAGGATATCCCCGAAGACTGGGTTTGTCCGGTTTGCGGTGCGGGTAAGGATCAGTTCGAAGAAGCCTGATTCTTTGGCCCCCTGCTCGAACCAATCGGGCAGGGGGCTCTTTTTTGGGCGAACCGCCGCCCCTTTTCGAACCACCACCTTCCATGACGGTCCGTCCTGGAACCATCAATGCCGTTCTTCCCAGATCACCCCATGTTACTCACCGCATTTCTCGAGCGAGGTCATTCCCATGCAAAAAATCGTCTTTTTCGCGTTTCGTGATAATCCCCTCTGTTTTGTCCATGTTTTGCTCAATGCCCTTGATTTGGCTGAAAAAGGACAGGAAGGCAAAATAGTTTTGGAAGGCGAGGCGGTCACCCTGGTCTCGGTTATGGCGGATCCGAGTCACTTCCTCCATTCGCTCTACACCAAGGCCAAGGAGAAAGGACTGATTCTCGGTGCCTGCAAAGCCTGTTCCGCCAAACTGAAGGCGACTGAGGCGGTCACCCGGGAAAACATCCCCCTGATCGGCGAGATGGCCGGCCATCCGGCAATGTCCGATTTCATTGCCCAGGGGTATACAGTTATCACCTTCTAATCCCTCATTTTTTCGGACCTATACTCCCATGAAAACGATTCAACTTGCTGAAAATGTCTACTGGGTAGGTGCTGTTGATTGGAATATTCGTGATTTTCACGGCTACTCGACCTACCGCGGCACCACCTATAACGCCTTTCTCATCATCGACGAAAAAATCACCCTGATCGATACGGTCAAAAAACCGTACAAGAATGAGCTGATGCACCGGATCCACAACATCATCGATCCGAAAAAGATCGATTACCTGGTGGTCAACCACGTGGAAATGGACCACAGCGGATCACTCCCCGAGGTGGTGGAAGCGATCAATCCGGAAAAGATCATCTGCTCCAAGATGGGCCAGAAAGCGCTCATCCAGCATTTCCACCGTGCGGACTGGCCCTATCACGTGGCCGCTCCGGGCGAGGAGATCAGCCTTGGCAGAAAGACCCTGAGCTTTCTCGAAACCCGCATGCTCCACTGGCCGGATTCCATGTTCACCTACCTCAAGGAAGATCAGATCCTCTTTACCTCCGATGCCTTTGGCGAGCACCTGGCCACCAGCGAGCGGTTTGACGACGAGGTGGACCAGTCCATCCTGATGCACGAGGCCACCAAGTACTACGCCAATATCCTCACCCTCTATTCGCCGCTGGTGAAAAAACTGCTGGCCAAGGTCGGCGAGATGCAGTTGCCGATCAAGATGCTCGCCCCAGATCATGGTGTTATCTGGCGCTCCAACCCCGGCAAGATCATCGAGGCCTACACCCGTTGGTGCAACCACCAGGGCAATGGCCGGGCACTGGTCATCTACGATACCATGTGGGACTCCACCAAGAAGATGGCCAGGGCCGTGGCCGAGGGACTGCACGAGCAGGGGG
Coding sequences within it:
- a CDS encoding basic amino acid ABC transporter substrate-binding protein, with amino-acid sequence MFNKIVSALLLVAALCSPVAAETTIVFATDATWPPMEFVNDQKQVVGYSIDFMTAAAKEAGFKAVFKNTAWDGIFAGLAANKYDAVCSSVTITDERKKAMAFSEPYFTVRQALIVNKNSTAKSLEDLKGQKVGGQIGTTGYFAIKAVKGVEPKSYDEVGLAMEDLNVGRIAAVVCDDPVAANYALDKYKENLKIAAIIESGEAENYGIAVHKGNSKVLELLNKGIAAVKAKGLDKEFKKKWIGQ
- the pal gene encoding peptidoglycan-associated lipoprotein Pal; the protein is MFQRTRFIVAALFSCSLLFLGGCGPKQVAPYAGGANPGADETSNQRMGNITEEMSPAVEGLDSTGQGGSGSLANGADQQSDAYKREHGRCSPEFKPIYFDYDQSLIKGDQIPTMEFNGSYLRNNPSSRVLIEGNTDDRGTNEYNLALGERRANSAKKYLMQFGIEEGRIRAVSYGEERPLFTGTSEDDYAHNRRDDFILE
- a CDS encoding desulfoferrodoxin, with amino-acid sequence MTKMNEVYKCALCGNIVEVLHAGAGELVCCGQPMGLMSENTVDAAKEKHVPVITKVAEGYKVSVGSVPHPMEEKHWIEFIELIADGKVYRQTLKPGEAPEATFCIQAENVSAREYCNLHGLWKA
- a CDS encoding transcriptional repressor, with amino-acid sequence METKLRMTHQREIILEELRRYTTHPTADELYERIKKKLPRISLATVYRNLEILSEAGLIKKLEISGRQKRFDWDPQDHDHVYCTQCHRIDNIPAATNSFLSVDPGQQKGYRITGCRIEFYGLCPNCQQPQKLQKSKGDTDMACNSSAKGLSENQRQVLEVLAKSGQACGSKDIATATGLESKQVSCQITALKNKGFVNSPVRCKYEITEAGKNQLAC
- a CDS encoding flavodoxin domain-containing protein, with amino-acid sequence MKTIQLAENVYWVGAVDWNIRDFHGYSTYRGTTYNAFLIIDEKITLIDTVKKPYKNELMHRIHNIIDPKKIDYLVVNHVEMDHSGSLPEVVEAINPEKIICSKMGQKALIQHFHRADWPYHVAAPGEEISLGRKTLSFLETRMLHWPDSMFTYLKEDQILFTSDAFGEHLATSERFDDEVDQSILMHEATKYYANILTLYSPLVKKLLAKVGEMQLPIKMLAPDHGVIWRSNPGKIIEAYTRWCNHQGNGRALVIYDTMWDSTKKMARAVAEGLHEQGVEYTLLDLAVNHRSDVMTEVLEASAIVLGSSTLNNGMLPRMADFLMYMRGLRPTNKVGAAFGSYGWSGEAVKMMNETLKEMNIVVCHEGIRTQYVPEHAQLGQCVELGRTVGKAMQAMMAGEQVESLL
- a CDS encoding amino acid ABC transporter ATP-binding protein; the encoded protein is MNAADPIIHLEKINKFFGSYHALTDVSLDIRQGEKVVVLGPSGSGKSTLLRTINRLESIDSGTIVIDGHDLYGENEDINRIRMEVGMVFQSFNLFKHKSVLENLTLAPIKLKKMARSQAEALAMDLLEKVGMADRAGHYPIQLSGGQQQRVAIARALAMEPKIMLFDEPTSALDPEMINEVLEVMVTLAREGMTMVVVTHEMGFAREVADKVVFMDAGAIVEVAKPDTFFTSPQNPRSQLFLKQILAPATR
- a CDS encoding peroxiredoxin, whose protein sequence is MSFIVTQQAPDFTATAVMPDNSMKPDFKLSDLRGKYVILFFYPLDFTFVCPSEIIAFDRALSKFKAKNCEIVGVSIDSQFSHWAWKNTPIKQGGIGNIQFPLVADLDKNISRQYGVLLEAGIALRGTFLIDRDGVVRHAVINDLPLGRNIDEALRMVDALQFHEQHGDVCPANWQEGKEAMTPTAEGVADYLAKHND
- a CDS encoding amino acid ABC transporter permease, which gives rise to MPEPETTKIEVGDGAAIPRPEDKGLVNAWWIALFAAIALIVLLPVLKPDPYLDILRFVPDGILITFEVTVFSIVLAIFIGLMTGLGRLSRNRFINLIASLYVEVVRGIPLLVQLFYIYFALGRFVRVPDIVAAVIAMAFCYGAYMGEVFRAGIKSIDHGQTEAALSLGFNQRQTMAFVILPQAWRTILPPVGNEFIALLKDTSLVSILAVADILRRGREYASESFNYFETYTMIALIYLLITLILSKLISIMEHRLSHYERR
- a CDS encoding rubredoxin encodes the protein MKKYVCVVCDYEYDPAAGDPDNGVAAGTAFEDIPEDWVCPVCGAGKDQFEEA
- a CDS encoding DsrE family protein, with product MQKIVFFAFRDNPLCFVHVLLNALDLAEKGQEGKIVLEGEAVTLVSVMADPSHFLHSLYTKAKEKGLILGACKACSAKLKATEAVTRENIPLIGEMAGHPAMSDFIAQGYTVITF